The nucleotide sequence CGACTAAACAAATTAAATTTTTCGTGGCAATATCGAGCAATATCGTACGTACTGTTTCAATATCCTCTTTGTAGGCAATACCTATTTTTAAATCCGCACGTCGAATAGGGTATTTAGTTAAGGTAGTAACAGCACTTTTGATCATGCTCTCGTTTGGAATGCGCACAAATAGATTATCAAACGTACGTAACTTTACTGACAGTAAATCGATAGAAATAACTTCCCCGGTAATGTCATTCACCTTGATAACATCAGTAATAGAAAATGGACGCTCGATCATCAAAAACAAACCACTGATCAGGTTTGACGCAGAAGTTTGTGATGCAAAGCCTAAAGCCACAGTAAAGACCCCAGCAGCACCCAGTAAAATACTTAAATCAATACCAATATTATCTAAGGCCGATATAGACACTAACACTAAAATACCATAAAAAATGGAGCGTTTTAGTAACAGTTGTCCGTGCACCGTCATCTTATGCTTTACAAGGTTAACAATAGCGCCACTCACTAAGCGTGCAACGATAAAGCCAACAATAAATAACAAAACAGCCTGAATCAAAGCATATAAATGTGAGGCTTTTAGTAATTCTACAAACTCAATAAATTCTTTCACAATCACTCTCTTGTTAGGCAAATAAACTGCTAATACTGCGTATTAATATACTTTGTTCAGACTTAACTCTTGGACCATTTATCAGCGTAGAAGATAACGCTTCAACTGGTGCATGCTTATCTAGATGAAGCTCAACGTTGTCAGTGTGGCGCTCTCGATGAACAGAAATACCAGTCGTCCAAAGCTGTTGTTCGCCATCAGAGAACAAATGCAACAAGGTTACCGGTACATTAATACGCTCTATTACTAATGGCTTATCATGATTATTAATAACAGTAATAGGTGTAATCGCACGATGTGGACGCTGTTCAATATTGTCTAATTGCACACGCGCAGCAGTATATTTTGCATAGCATATTTGCCCTACTTGAGTTGATGGACCAAACCAAGAGTCTGATGGTCGCCAGAATGGTACATCGAGTAAATATTCTTCTTTTGGCAGTAATTGAGCCGTAAACCATACTGGCGTACTAACAAATAACCGTGATTTTTCACCGGCAAGCAAGGTTAATGGTGTGTCAGGGCGGGCAACAATAGAGCGGTCAGCAAGTAGAGGTAAAACGCGCACTTTATCTGAGGTGCTTTGCTGTAAATATCGGCCAAACTTAGCCGTTTCAATAGCCCCAACGTCTGTAGGTTCATCAACAACAATCTCACCATCATCCTCATTAAGTGTTTCTAAATTCCAGCTATTCCATTCGTTTCCTAGACGTTTAAGCATAATAGTTCGCTCGCCAATTTTCCAGCAGCGTTGTTGTTCGATGGAAAAAGTAAACTCGCCCCACCATGCCTTATTAGCCATTTTTATCATCTCTTTACCATCTTATTGCTCATTTAGTATCCAAGTCACTAAATGACAGATTATTAGTCGTTATATTAATTGTTTTCAGTCGTACATTTAGCTTATTATTCAATGAACAATAGCTTTTTATATAAATGAATTATGCTATCTTAACTCGGCGGTGTATACGCCTACTTATACATATCGTAATATTACTTTCAAGCCGATGAATTAAAGGCGTTACAATAGCAAATGATATTGTCTGCTAGACATTATTAATGGCCATTTAAACGAATACTAGGCGTTACCAACTAGCCGTTAATACTTGCCAATTACAGCCGCCATTAGCGCTACAGCTGACACTCAACATTAACAACAGGAAGAAATTTCATGACAACATTACATATTGTATTGTCAGATTTAGAAGTCACTCATGCCATTTTTTCTAAAATAGCTATATTACAAAACAAGCTTTCGGTACAGGTAGTCTGGTATATACATCACCATCAGCGTTTTTTTGATCGCAATTATTTCGCCGCTGAGTTAGCTAGCATATCAGATACTCTGCAGGCTAATGATGACAGTAAAATTAATGATCTTAAGCTCAAAATAAAAAAATATTTTCCTCAAAGCAATATTCATATCTGTAAAGATAAGTATTGGACCAAAATGGTTGACAACATCGCTGATACGCTCGATCCAAGAGTGATCATTAGAGCGAAATCCGGTTTGAGTTCTGCTGATAATCACTACATTAGTCACAACAAAAGTACCGTTTTTATACTAGGTCAGAAAAAGTGGCAGGCAGATGGTAAAGCTGTTGGTGCAATTGACCCGTTTCATGAAGATGACAGTGAGAATAAGTCTGATATTAAAGTCTATAATTTCATGCGAAAGTGGGCTTCTGTCACTGAACAAAAGTCAGCATTTTTGTTGCATGTCATCCATATTCCACCGTTGGCCATAGAATATGAAAAGCAAATTGAAACACTACACAAAGAACAAATTTACCGTTTCGCCCGCACAGTAAAATGTCCAAAAGATCTCATCACGTTTACTCGTGGCACGCCTGAACACGCGTTAGTAAACTATATTGACGAAAACGGGGTTGATTTAATTGCATTAGGCTGCAGAGAGCACACTTTATTTGATAAGTGGCTTAACGGTTCAACAATATCAGCCCTGATCAGCCATAACAGCGCAGATATGGTGTTAATTAATAGCAATTAAGCGCTGTTTATTGCTATTAGTTTCTATTAATGAACCATAATTGGCTCTGTTTAAAACTACAGAGTCAATTTAAAGAATAGATCACCAAAGCCCCATAATATTGTGCCGGTGATCAACAGTGACACTTCAAGTATACCAAGCTGTAATCTAACCGCTTGCAGTATCACCTCAGTCTTTTCTTTGAACTCATCTTCTATGGCTTGCAGTTCATTATCTTTATGTTCATCTGAAGCCTTTAATTTACGTAGTTTTCTTTTAGCACGTGCTAAATTAATACGGTGTTGAAAATCAAGACGCCCAATCAGTAACCTTTCTTGGATTATGCCACCTAAACTTGACCAAACGCCAAGCACAACGACTAAGCAACCGCTGCGTGAAAGCCATTCCAAACCAGCAAACTCTATGATTGATAAATACATCCCAGAAACCATTAATAATATTGCTAAAAGCCAATTAAGTAGAGGGTGGCGTCTAGATATAGTCGGAATATTAACTAATACGGGGGTTGCTGATTCACTTGACATAAATAACTTCTTCTTTTAAAAGTTGATGGTTAACACGACTATTTTAATTCTTCGCTCTATTGCTTTTCTAGCGATTCAACGACATCGTTGACAGCTTTTTATTATTTTTATTTGTTTTTATCAGTCACTTTTTCTTTGCTCGGTGAATACTGTTTTTTATAGTTTATATTTGCACTTATCTCTTCACCACTAGTGGCTTCGAACGAGATATTATCAGACAATTTATATTCGATATTCCAACCGGCTTGGATACTATTGTCTGAGTCAATACTGGTGCCGTAGCCAACATTTAATCGATCGTTAATTTTAGCAGCAAGATCAACACGCGTACTGCCTCCGTTAGTACCATTTTTACTGGTAAAGGCGACATCTTTAAGGCCTAGTTGGTCACCAATTTTTTGCACCACTTTATTGGCACTTTCAACACCTAAACTGATCGCCGCACTCGTCAAAGCATTACCCTCTTGGGTTGATAGCGAGTCGAGATTACGCCCGGTAATGAGCAGCGAGAGTACATTTTCATCCGCTAGCGTTGGTTCAGAAAATAGCGTTAAACGTGGTTTATGTATTGTGCCATCGGCAATAATACCCACTTTAATCTCGTCAACAACGCGTACCGCTCTAAATTGAATACTAGGGTTTTCTGCGGCACCAAGAAATAACAACTGACCTTGTTCAATGGTTAATACTTGTTTGTAGGCCTCAAATTTACCGTCTTCTAGATCTAAACGACCATTAAGCACTAAAGTTTGTCCGGTAAGAAGTGATGCAGATAAATCACCTCGTATTGCACTTGATAGGCCAAAACCACTAATTTTAACGTTATCGCCAGCAGAGATGGTTAACGCGATGTTGTAATCGAATGCTGAATCCTTAAGTCGACTGTCTTTTACATTAACAATAACTTGATCTTCTGAAACACTAACTGCAGATTTAGGTAATGACGCTATTTTAATATCGGCTTGATCAATCACTAAGTGACCGTCCACTTTTAAGTGTTTGTTTTGGTAATTAGCTGTTAACTTAGGAGAAACAATCAGCTTATTTTCACTATTATTGACTAAGGTAACTTGTTGTCCCTCAAGGGTTAGATCTGCTGTAATAGGCGCAGATAGTTTTGTTTTCCCCATAAGAGTTAATGACCCTTGTGGGTTTTGTAACTCCCCTGTCAACGTAATCAGATCTTGTTGGCTAGTTATTTTTACTTTGCTGTCTCGTATGTCTAGCCCGTATTCATCAACCACTAAATGCTTGATGTCGAGTATGCCTTTCCCATCCAGTAATGGTTTTCGCCAAGAGCCTGCAAGCGCAAAGCTTTGTACTAAACTGACATCAATTTTATCGATGCGCTTTTGCCATTGCTTAAGCCATTCAAACTGTTGTAAATTGACCGCAAACTCACCAGATAATTTTGCAGTATCTGTCAACGGCCATTCACTACTTAACTGTGCGCTTATTTCGTCCTCGGCTGGCAATTTCATCAGCAAGCGCGAAGATATTTTATCGTGCTGCCATTTACCTGAGATATTTAGTAATGGGAAGGTCAATAAATGTTGAAATTGCACCTGCTCGCTGTCATTTTTTTCATCAGGGATACTCAACACAATATCGCTTTGCTGTAAGTCAAAATCTAGTTCGTAATTGAGGTTAGGAGTAGCATTAAGACTACCTTTGACCTCTTTATTCGTATTGGCTTTAGTCTTGGTTTTAGCACTGGTATTAGCACCGGCTTTAGCGCTAGCGTTAAGGTCAGGAGAAAATGACAGTAAAAAGCGCCCTTCTGGCATTGATATTTGTGATGGCCATTCTGGGAGCTGTAAACTTGTGTTAATACGTTGCCATTGTGTCACCAGTGTTATTTTTTCTTGGCTATCTAGTTTGTTATTTTTTTGCTGCTGTTGCAGAGTATTAATAACAATGTCTTGTCCAGCTATTTCAACATCAGATGACGACCACTTAACATAAGGAATCGTTAAATTTGCGGTCACATTAGCGATTGTTGAGTTTTGTCCTGATAACGCCACCTTACCATTAACAATACCTTCAACCGCTTTTGGTAATGCTACAGGGATGATGGTTTGCCAAGCCTTTAATTGTTCAATTACCGGTGACACAGACCATTGTTCAAAATTTATATTCGTCGTCCACTGTTTAATATTATGTTCAGCGTTAACACAAAAACGGCCAGTCCCCTTTAAACATAAATTGCTTACACTTTGTTTTTCACGGCTCAGTCGTAATTGTTCTGCAGACAAAAGCAATCGTTCATCTTGATGTAGCGCAGAAAACTCAAGGTTACTGATTTGCCAAGTGGCGTCTGTTAGCTCACCGGTTATTGCTAATGGTGTCGAAAGAGGAACCGCTAATTTAGCTGTTTCATCTGATATAAATGTGCCGTCGAAGCTTAAATTAATACGATTTTCATCGGCTAGATTAGCACCTAACATCACTTGATGAGCTTCAGGTAAGCCTGTTATTTTTAACATCGACTGCTCAATATCAACGTCATTAACACGTAATAAATCAGCCTGAATATCTGCTTGCCATCGCTCACTAAAATCGACAGACCAACGAATATTTTCTCCTGTTAGTTTTGCTAGGCCAAGCTTATTAATACGCCCTTCACTGGCTATCACCCAAGTCGATTGTTGCTTTTGTATCTGCCAACTCGCGTCAATATTTTCTAAGTTCAGGTTATTATCTAACGCTAGGCTCTTCCCTTTAATTTCAGCTTTTAAAAATAAATTTTCTGCTAGCGGATCGTTAACCTTAAACTCACCCTGCAAGACTGCTGAAAGCTCACCCAAGGTTAACTCGTCGCTATTAACGCTTAACATACCTTGCTTAACCGCTATATTGGCCTTTAACAGTATTGGCCATTTATTTGCTGTTTTTGTTTGAAGTTTTGTTTGGGATTTTGTTTGGGATTTTGTTTGGGATTTTGTTAGCACCTTAGTATCAACTTTCGTGTTAGCCAGCGCTTTATCTTCTTCATCTGAAGGTAAAACGTACTGTAACGATGTGCTAACTTGCGCTTCACTGAGTTCACTTTTTATCTGAACCGTAATTTTACTATCACTTTGCCAGTCCAGTACATCAGCTAAATCTGTATTCATCTCAAGTTGTATGTTCTCTAGCGTTTGCCAGGTGGTTTGTGCTTGCAAGTTTGAAGTCAACTTAGGCCAATCTAGATCAAATGTTGCTTTTGCTTGTTCAATTACCACTGCTTGCTGAGCAATTTCAACTCTTTGATTGTTTGCTGTTAGCTTGCCATGCTTTAAAAATAACCCTTGGTTATAAAACCAATCACTAGTAATGGTAAGTTGTTGAGGTTCTTGCAATTGTAAAGTTAATTGCGACAATTGACTGATATCGCCCTTTGACTTTATGTTGCTCACCAAGCTTGGTCCTGACACCTTAACATCAAGCTGATGTGACCATTTTTTTCGCATGTCCACATAACCTGAAGCTGAAAGGTTATGCTCTTGAAAGACGGCCGTTAATTTACCCAAACTAACTTTACTGCGCATAAGTGCTAAGTTGGCTATTTTCAGCGTTACAATCTCATAACTGCTAACTTCACTTGCATGGGTATTGTCGATACTTACCTTGCTGGCGTTATTATGAATCACTGCATCATCAACCGCAGCATTCTCAACTGATGTACTATTAACCAGATTATTATTAACCTCAGCACTCGCTCTCTTGACAGTACTAGCACCCTGATTAGAAACCTGTTGGTAGTGAATGTTCGCGATGGTAATTTGCTTAACTTTCACCTTAATGGGTAATTTAATAGCGCTGAGCTCTGGCCAATTCTGTACTTGATTATCGCTGATTTTTTCACTGGTATTTACTAGCGTTAATGATGTTAGCGCGACACTTTCACAGGAAACTAAACCATCAAGTAAATGCAGCCATTGGCAATTAACCGTTAGCCCCTTCGCTTGAATGTTTTGTTTGTCTTGTTGCCAATTTAATTCGGTTAAACGAACTTGCGTGCTAAGTGTGCCACTAACATTACCTATCTGTAAGGTTTGTGGTTGAAATCCAGTTGTACGTGCAACAAGCCACTGCAAGCCCGACTCTGTTGTGTAAAACCAAGAAAGTATGATGAGTACTAACGTCACTAATGCTAACGAAGCAAGACTACACCATTTAGCGATAACTCTTTTACTCATTTGGCTCATAAGTCTGGCCCTATAGTGACATGCAAACGCCAGCCTTTATCGCCGTCTAATGCTTTAGCAACGTCAAGTCGAATAGCACCAATAGGTGTTACCCAACGTAAACCTGTACCTACTGATTTATATAATTTCAGCGCACGCCAATCATTAAAAGCATTACCTTGGTCAGTGAATATTGCCCAACGAAAATCTTCTTTAAATAAATAATCGATTTCAAGGCTTGAAGTAAATAAATGCTTACCGCCGATTAACACATCATCATCAAGCGGCGACAAACTTTGATGCTTATAACCGCGCACAGAGACATCACCACCAGCAAAAAAACGATAATTTGATGGCATAGAACGATTAAAGTCTTCCGTGTCCATCCAAGTAGTACCTATTCGCGCTCGCATTAATAAACGCCAATCACTATTTATTGACCAAATACGCTTTAATCGTTGATCGGTTTGTAAAAAGGTAATATTGGGGTCACTCAGTTGTTCACCACTAAAACGAAAAACACTTTGCCAACGCCACCCTTCAGTTGCAGAGAAAGGGTCAGTAACACTGTAATAGTTTAGTTGCCATGAAGGAACAATATACTCAAGGCTACTATCAACATCTGCATCAGATGTTAGTTGCTCTTGTGCAAGTACCAATGACCATTGGCTCGACCAATGAGCGTCAATTTTATTGGCTAAGACAGACTCAAGCGTGAAAATTTTACTCTCGCCAATTTCTTCATTTTTAACCTGGTAACTCACCAAGTTTATCCATTGGCTTGATTCTTTATCCAAGGGAATTTGATATTGAAACGTGGCATGAATATCAGCCTTATCTAATTTAACTTTATTGAAATCGACCGCCGCCACATACTGATGGGCTTTGTTATTTACACGTCGATTTGTCCAGCTAACCCCAAGCTTGCCACCACTATCAGTGCCATAACCTAACAAC is from Colwellia sp. Arc7-635 and encodes:
- a CDS encoding BamA/TamA family outer membrane protein, whose translation is MNSLSNTRLFYSLLTVLMLTNTFEVLAAEPEANRGTPITITGVESALKVNILRSLSSHENVIPLSILGFPQSDNNILTKTRSALQALGYYQPILTLLDDKEGKNLNVDLQSPVRWNNVDISLSCDNAPNELSQLIASPPFIKGKVINHGDYSQFKSLLQQQAQSIGLLNSTFTRSTLSVDTEKLQANVKWVFSCGERYTINKIIIEGTVLSHELINNYSTIRSGQNYNQSTIVTSQQTLNRSGFFKSVVVEQSIDHLTKTVDVNFSIIDTEKYELKTLLGYGTDSGGKLGVSWTNRRVNNKAHQYVAAVDFNKVKLDKADIHATFQYQIPLDKESSQWINLVSYQVKNEEIGESKIFTLESVLANKIDAHWSSQWSLVLAQEQLTSDADVDSSLEYIVPSWQLNYYSVTDPFSATEGWRWQSVFRFSGEQLSDPNITFLQTDQRLKRIWSINSDWRLLMRARIGTTWMDTEDFNRSMPSNYRFFAGGDVSVRGYKHQSLSPLDDDVLIGGKHLFTSSLEIDYLFKEDFRWAIFTDQGNAFNDWRALKLYKSVGTGLRWVTPIGAIRLDVAKALDGDKGWRLHVTIGPDL
- a CDS encoding mechanosensitive ion channel family protein gives rise to the protein MKEFIEFVELLKASHLYALIQAVLLFIVGFIVARLVSGAIVNLVKHKMTVHGQLLLKRSIFYGILVLVSISALDNIGIDLSILLGAAGVFTVALGFASQTSASNLISGLFLMIERPFSITDVIKVNDITGEVISIDLLSVKLRTFDNLFVRIPNESMIKSAVTTLTKYPIRRADLKIGIAYKEDIETVRTILLDIATKNLICLVEPAPVFILTGFGSSSVDIQFSVWARRENFLTLKNTMYMEIKKTFDQQGIEIPFPHVSLYAGTATSPFPLSSNAENLDKTTLS
- a CDS encoding translocation/assembly module TamB domain-containing protein gives rise to the protein MSKRVIAKWCSLASLALVTLVLIILSWFYTTESGLQWLVARTTGFQPQTLQIGNVSGTLSTQVRLTELNWQQDKQNIQAKGLTVNCQWLHLLDGLVSCESVALTSLTLVNTSEKISDNQVQNWPELSAIKLPIKVKVKQITIANIHYQQVSNQGASTVKRASAEVNNNLVNSTSVENAAVDDAVIHNNASKVSIDNTHASEVSSYEIVTLKIANLALMRSKVSLGKLTAVFQEHNLSASGYVDMRKKWSHQLDVKVSGPSLVSNIKSKGDISQLSQLTLQLQEPQQLTITSDWFYNQGLFLKHGKLTANNQRVEIAQQAVVIEQAKATFDLDWPKLTSNLQAQTTWQTLENIQLEMNTDLADVLDWQSDSKITVQIKSELSEAQVSTSLQYVLPSDEEDKALANTKVDTKVLTKSQTKSQTKSQTKLQTKTANKWPILLKANIAVKQGMLSVNSDELTLGELSAVLQGEFKVNDPLAENLFLKAEIKGKSLALDNNLNLENIDASWQIQKQQSTWVIASEGRINKLGLAKLTGENIRWSVDFSERWQADIQADLLRVNDVDIEQSMLKITGLPEAHQVMLGANLADENRINLSFDGTFISDETAKLAVPLSTPLAITGELTDATWQISNLEFSALHQDERLLLSAEQLRLSREKQSVSNLCLKGTGRFCVNAEHNIKQWTTNINFEQWSVSPVIEQLKAWQTIIPVALPKAVEGIVNGKVALSGQNSTIANVTANLTIPYVKWSSSDVEIAGQDIVINTLQQQQKNNKLDSQEKITLVTQWQRINTSLQLPEWPSQISMPEGRFLLSFSPDLNASAKAGANTSAKTKTKANTNKEVKGSLNATPNLNYELDFDLQQSDIVLSIPDEKNDSEQVQFQHLLTFPLLNISGKWQHDKISSRLLMKLPAEDEISAQLSSEWPLTDTAKLSGEFAVNLQQFEWLKQWQKRIDKIDVSLVQSFALAGSWRKPLLDGKGILDIKHLVVDEYGLDIRDSKVKITSQQDLITLTGELQNPQGSLTLMGKTKLSAPITADLTLEGQQVTLVNNSENKLIVSPKLTANYQNKHLKVDGHLVIDQADIKIASLPKSAVSVSEDQVIVNVKDSRLKDSAFDYNIALTISAGDNVKISGFGLSSAIRGDLSASLLTGQTLVLNGRLDLEDGKFEAYKQVLTIEQGQLLFLGAAENPSIQFRAVRVVDEIKVGIIADGTIHKPRLTLFSEPTLADENVLSLLITGRNLDSLSTQEGNALTSAAISLGVESANKVVQKIGDQLGLKDVAFTSKNGTNGGSTRVDLAAKINDRLNVGYGTSIDSDNSIQAGWNIEYKLSDNISFEATSGEEISANINYKKQYSPSKEKVTDKNK
- a CDS encoding universal stress protein; the encoded protein is MTTLHIVLSDLEVTHAIFSKIAILQNKLSVQVVWYIHHHQRFFDRNYFAAELASISDTLQANDDSKINDLKLKIKKYFPQSNIHICKDKYWTKMVDNIADTLDPRVIIRAKSGLSSADNHYISHNKSTVFILGQKKWQADGKAVGAIDPFHEDDSENKSDIKVYNFMRKWASVTEQKSAFLLHVIHIPPLAIEYEKQIETLHKEQIYRFARTVKCPKDLITFTRGTPEHALVNYIDENGVDLIALGCREHTLFDKWLNGSTISALISHNSADMVLINSN